Proteins co-encoded in one Myotis daubentonii chromosome 8, mMyoDau2.1, whole genome shotgun sequence genomic window:
- the SNRPB2 gene encoding U2 small nuclear ribonucleoprotein B'': MDIRPNHTIYINNMNDKIKKEELKRSLYALFSQFGHVVDIVALKTMKMRGQAFVIFKELGSSTNALRQLQGFPFYGKPMRIQYAKTDSDIISKMRGTFADKEKKKEKKKAKTVEQTALTANKKPGLGAPNSVNPQGNATPNPQVPDYPPNYILFLNNLPEETNEMMLSMLFNQFPGFKEVRLVPGRHDIAFVEFENDGQAGAARDALQGFKITPSHAMKITYAKK, from the exons ATGGATATCAGACCAAACCATACAATTTATATCAACAATATGaatgacaaaattaaaaaagaag AATTGAAGAGATCCCTGTATGCCCTGTTTTCTCAGTTTGGCCATGTTGTAGATATTGTAGCTTTAAAGACCATGAAAATGAGGGGGCAAGCCTTTGTTATATTTAAAGAATTGGGCTCATCCACAAATGCCTTGAGACAGTTACAAGGATTTCCATTTTATGGTAAACCAATG cGAATCCAGTATgcaaaaacagattcagataTAATATCTAAAATGCGTGGCACCTTTGctgacaaagaaaagaaaaaagaaaagaagaaagccaaaACTGTGGAACAGACAGCACTGACTGCTAATAAGAAGCCTGGTCTG GGAGCACCAAATTCAGTTAACCCCCAAGGAAATGCAACGCCAAACCCTCAG gtCCCTGATTACCCTCCAAACTATATTTTATTCCTTAATAATTTACCAGAAGAGACTAATGAGATGATGTTATCCATGCTGTTTAATCA GTTCCCTGGTTTCAAGGAAGTACGTTTGGTACCTGGGCGGCATGACATTGCATTTGTTGAATTTGAAAATGATGGACAGGCTGGAGCTGCCAGGGATGCTTTACAAGGATTTAAGATCACACCATCTCATGCCATGAAGATCACGTATGCCAAGAAATAA
- the OTOR gene encoding otoraplin — MARLLLLFLPGLVVAVGTVHGIFMDKLASKKLCADDECVYTISLARAQEDYNAPDCRFINVKKGQQIYVYSKLVKENEAGEFWAGSVYGDDHEDEMGTVGYFPRNLVEEQHVYQEATKEVPTTDIDFFCE; from the exons ATGGCAAGACTGTTGTTACTTTTCCTTCCAGGTCTTGTGGTGGCCGTAGGCACCGTGCATGGAATATTTATGGACAAACTTGCTTCCAAGAAGCTCTGTGCAGATGACGAGTGTGTCT aTACGATTTCTCTGGCCCGAGCCCAAGAAGATTACAATGCCCCAGACTGTAGATTCATTAACGTTAAAAAAGGGCAGCAGATATATGTTTACTCAAAGCTggtaaaagaaaatgaagctgGAGAATTTTGGGCTGGCAGT GTGTATGGCGATGACCATGAGGACGAGATGGGAACGGTGGGTTATTTTCCCAGGAACTTGGTGGAGGAGCAACACGTGTACCAGGAAGCCACCAAGGAAGTCCCGACCACA GATATTGACTTTTTCTGCGAGTAA